A single window of Syntrophotalea acetylenica DNA harbors:
- a CDS encoding ABC transporter ATP-binding protein, which yields MGKIRLENVTFSYQQQGVAGPVVEDVSLTIREGEFVSFIGPSGCGKSTVLRLLSGLSRPSGGRILLNGREIAGTGHERGVVFQHYALFPWMTARDNVIFGLRQCPGGMTRKNVSAMADRYLDLVGLHDVGDKYPNQLSGGMQQRVTIARAFAMDTDILLMDEPFSAVDARNRMKLQELLLELWRKGEKKKTVVFVTHDVDEAILLSDRIVVLSACSKGIKEQIEVGLSRPRNWSLLANTATYTALRNRLIGLLFTDLVEETKLAI from the coding sequence ATGGGAAAGATCAGATTGGAGAACGTCACGTTCTCCTACCAGCAACAGGGAGTGGCCGGCCCGGTGGTCGAGGATGTGAGCCTGACCATCCGCGAGGGTGAGTTCGTCAGCTTCATCGGCCCCAGCGGATGCGGCAAAAGCACGGTGCTGCGACTGCTTTCGGGACTGAGCCGTCCCAGCGGGGGGCGCATTCTGCTCAATGGCCGGGAAATCGCGGGGACAGGCCATGAGCGCGGGGTGGTTTTTCAACATTACGCCCTGTTCCCATGGATGACGGCCCGCGACAACGTTATTTTCGGCCTGCGGCAATGCCCCGGCGGCATGACCAGAAAAAACGTCTCGGCCATGGCCGACCGCTATCTTGACCTGGTGGGCTTGCATGATGTCGGAGACAAGTATCCCAACCAGCTGTCCGGCGGCATGCAGCAGCGGGTGACTATCGCCAGGGCGTTCGCCATGGATACTGACATCCTGCTGATGGACGAACCTTTCAGTGCGGTCGACGCCCGCAACAGGATGAAACTGCAGGAGTTGCTTCTGGAACTGTGGCGCAAGGGCGAAAAGAAAAAGACCGTGGTCTTCGTCACCCATGACGTGGATGAAGCCATCCTGCTTTCCGACCGCATCGTGGTACTGTCCGCCTGCTCCAAAGGGATCAAAGAGCAGATCGAGGTGGGGCTGTCCCGCCCCCGCAACTGGTCGCTGCTGGCCAACACGGCAACCTATACCGCGCTTCGAAACCGGCTGATCGGCCTGTTGTTCACCGATCTGGTGGAGGAAACGAAGCTTGCCATATGA
- a CDS encoding ABC transporter substrate-binding protein, whose translation MMKKWFSVAALICLSAGILLTGCDNKKDAAVDGAASAKKLDKVNVGYLASPEHLLYFVAKEKGFFEQEGIDAELFLFTNSAEGLNATIANKLDVGSFGVSAPLAFVAKGADVVVIGGQNSGACALVCAPERYDELKDIRNYRGKKIASVRLSTADVIFRGALIDAGIDWRKGDATITEMESPAATMEALKKGTVDAALIWTPFVAMAEDMGVKVAMYITELFENNVCCRQAVMRSNLEQNPELWQRFMAALIKAYDFYQTNHEETIDITAKYVKVDKKYLDKETYAADATMVCSPDPLKKSVNRYWDIMKNTGFIKTAIDINAHIDTRVYQAALDRLIKEDPGNKNYARLATEFTANN comes from the coding sequence ATGATGAAAAAGTGGTTTTCGGTGGCAGCGCTGATCTGTCTGTCCGCCGGCATTCTGCTCACGGGATGCGACAACAAGAAAGATGCCGCCGTCGATGGCGCGGCATCCGCCAAAAAACTCGACAAGGTGAATGTCGGCTACCTGGCCTCGCCGGAGCACCTGCTCTATTTCGTGGCCAAGGAGAAGGGTTTCTTCGAACAAGAGGGCATCGACGCCGAGCTGTTCCTGTTCACCAATTCGGCAGAGGGACTGAACGCCACCATCGCCAACAAGCTCGATGTCGGCAGCTTCGGCGTCTCGGCACCGCTGGCGTTCGTGGCCAAGGGCGCGGACGTGGTGGTCATCGGCGGGCAGAACTCCGGTGCGTGCGCCCTGGTGTGCGCGCCCGAGCGCTATGACGAATTGAAGGATATCCGCAATTACCGCGGCAAGAAGATCGCCAGTGTCAGGCTCTCCACGGCCGACGTGATCTTCCGGGGGGCGCTGATCGATGCCGGCATCGACTGGCGCAAGGGGGACGCAACCATCACCGAGATGGAATCGCCGGCCGCTACCATGGAAGCCTTGAAAAAAGGCACCGTCGACGCCGCCCTGATCTGGACGCCGTTCGTCGCCATGGCGGAAGACATGGGCGTGAAGGTCGCCATGTACATCACCGAACTGTTCGAAAACAACGTCTGCTGCCGACAGGCCGTCATGCGCTCCAACCTGGAGCAAAACCCGGAACTCTGGCAGCGCTTCATGGCCGCCCTGATCAAGGCCTACGATTTCTATCAAACCAACCATGAAGAAACCATCGATATCACCGCCAAATACGTCAAGGTCGACAAGAAATATCTCGACAAGGAAACCTACGCGGCCGATGCCACCATGGTCTGCAGCCCCGACCCCCTGAAAAAATCCGTCAACAGATACTGGGACATCATGAAAAACACGGGCTTCATCAAAACAGCTATCGATATCAACGCTCACATCGATACGCGTGTCTACCAGGCCGCGCTGGATCGCCTGATCAAGGAAGACCCCGGCAACAAAAACTACGCCCGGCTTGCCACGGAATTCACGGCCAACAACTGA
- a CDS encoding ABC transporter permease translates to MDNTARNIDIPRKEPQEQELQKDRSRQACAHLLNHANILFGIALLLMAVPGKRPVADIHTWHLAGFLLFVEALYGASVLCRARSEMKRRSATDLTAIVLAGIILWELTTSKLDLFERLIFPVPGKVIAVFIEEIPMFMKCLASSLQLLGAGFSLALVTAIPLALLIGWRKRLFAVVNPMTKVLGPIPPIVYIPYSIAIFPTFKCSSIFIIFIGAFWPIFINTLNGTFNIEPKIIDSARVLNVREKTLLFRIILPAILPAIISGATLGLVFSFILLTAAEMIGSSSGLGWYVKYFSDFADYPRVVAGIIFIGMVVTAITFFFEMIEKKLLRWRS, encoded by the coding sequence ATGGATAACACAGCCAGAAACATCGACATCCCTCGGAAGGAGCCGCAGGAGCAAGAGCTGCAAAAAGACCGGTCCCGGCAGGCATGCGCGCACCTGCTGAACCATGCCAACATCCTGTTCGGCATCGCGTTGCTGCTGATGGCCGTGCCGGGCAAACGCCCGGTCGCCGACATCCACACCTGGCATCTGGCCGGATTTCTGCTGTTCGTGGAGGCCCTGTACGGCGCATCGGTTCTTTGCCGGGCCCGCAGCGAAATGAAAAGAAGATCCGCCACGGACCTCACGGCCATCGTCCTGGCCGGGATCATCCTCTGGGAATTGACCACGAGCAAACTGGATCTTTTCGAACGGCTCATCTTCCCCGTGCCGGGCAAGGTCATCGCGGTGTTCATCGAGGAAATACCCATGTTCATGAAATGCCTGGCCAGCTCTCTGCAACTGCTGGGCGCGGGATTCAGCCTGGCGCTGGTCACGGCCATCCCCCTGGCGCTGCTCATCGGCTGGCGCAAGCGGCTGTTTGCCGTGGTCAACCCCATGACCAAGGTGCTGGGGCCGATTCCGCCCATCGTCTACATTCCCTATTCCATCGCCATCTTTCCGACCTTCAAATGTTCCTCGATTTTCATCATCTTCATCGGGGCGTTCTGGCCGATCTTCATCAATACCCTGAACGGCACCTTCAACATTGAACCGAAGATCATCGATTCCGCCAGGGTGCTCAACGTCAGGGAGAAAACCCTGCTGTTCCGCATCATCCTGCCGGCCATCCTGCCGGCCATCATCAGCGGCGCCACCCTCGGTCTGGTATTTTCCTTCATTCTGCTCACGGCCGCGGAGATGATCGGCTCCTCCTCGGGGCTGGGCTGGTACGTCAAGTACTTCTCCGATTTCGCGGATTATCCCCGGGTGGTGGCCGGCATCATCTTCATCGGCATGGTCGTCACGGCAATCACGTTTTTCTTTGAAATGATCGAGAAGAAGCTGCTGCGCTGGCGCAGCTGA